Proteins encoded in a region of the Epinephelus lanceolatus isolate andai-2023 chromosome 20, ASM4190304v1, whole genome shotgun sequence genome:
- the dnajc13 gene encoding dnaJ homolog subfamily C member 13 isoform X4, whose product MNVVKENKDLACFYTTKHSWRGKYKRVFSVGTHGITTYNPTTLEVTNQWPYGDICGIGPVGKGQGTEFNLTFRKGSGKKSETLKFSTEHRTELLTEALRFRTEFSEGKITGRRYNCYKHHWSDTRKPVSLEVTPGGIDQIDPHTNRVVCSYDYRNVEGFVEVSDYQGGFCILYGGFSRLHLFASEHRDDIIRSAIEHAGNFIGITLRLRKEALTFEGFVTDRLGKYSSDESITSLAEFVVQKITPRHPEPVKRILALTETCLVERDPASYNIVTIKPFGEVFALICDVDNPQVFTVEFIRGQIRKFSSTERDSLLASLLDGVRASGNRDVCVKMAPTQRGQRWGLLSMPVDEEVESLHLKFLAAPPNGNFADAVFRFNANISYSGVLHAVTQDGLFSENKEKLINNAILALLSQETELPALNAELESHFQAIRRLVASKAGFQAFTQLPKSGQGSGVTDATFREKLGVKTVKALKRNNNGVTHAAVDMLCALMCPMHDDYDLRQEQLNKASLLSSKKFLENLLEKFITNVDHGTGALVISSLLDFLTFALCAPYSETTEGQQFDMLLEMVASNGRTLFKLFQHPSMAIVKGAGLVMKAIIEEGDKEIATKMQELALSEGALPRHLHTSLFTISTDQRMLTNRQLSRHLVGLWTAENPTAMNLLKRILPTGLLAYLDSPDAVPEKDMDRMHVRDNLKIATDQLNRNKVPEWQRIAGKAAKEVEKFAKEKADLVLMHWRDKMGIAQKEQDRNNLNPNQKPVILRKRRQRIKIEVNWELFYYRFQLDHARSNLIWNLKTREELRDALEGEMRAFSVDRELGSATVISWNHQEFEVKYECLSDEIKIGDYYLRLLLEEDENEESNAIKRSYEFFNELYHRFLLTPKVTMKCLCLQALAIVYGKCYEEIGSFTDTKYIVGMLDRCTDKLERDRLILFLNKLILNKKNVKEVMDSNGVRILVDLLTLAHLHTSRATVPLQSNVLEAAPDMKRESEKEWYFGNADKERRGPFSFEEMQEFWSTGVLTAKTRCWAQGMDGWRPLQAIPQLKWCLLATGQAVMNESDLATLILNMLITMCSYYPSRDQDNAIIRPLPKIKRMISDNACLPHIVQLLLTFDPILVEKVANVLYLVMQDNPNLQRLYLTGVFFFIMMYTGSNVLPVARFLKYTHLKQAFKSEEAKGQDIVQRSVLGPVLPEAMVCYLENYEAERFSEIFLGEFDTPEAIWSSEMRRMMIEKIAAHIADFSPRLQSNTRALYQYCPIPVVSFPQLDNELFCNIYYLRHLCDTIRFPNWPIRDAVKLLKDTLEAWKREVEKKPPSMSVDDAYEVLNLPKGQGQHEESKIRKAYFRLAQKYHPDKNPEGREMFEKVNKAYEFLCTKSARIIDGPDPENIILILKAQSILFNRHKQELEPYKYAGYPMLIKTITMETEDELLFSKTSPLLPAAAELAFHTVNCSALNAEELRRDNGIEVLLEALSRCVAVLTASSKPDDMAVQVCGHICKCYSVAAQFEECREKIIELPIIIRDLCHILFYGKGLPKTAALAVQCVSSFAVDFFLQTHLYHAGVLWHLLVHLFNYDYTLEESGVQTSQETNQQEVANSLAKLSLVALSRLGGYSQAPHTPDGNNPVSETNGIEATPPENPTIRKSLAAMLTPYISRKLGTGSPAEVLKLLNSNSENPYLIWNNGTRAELLEFLEAQQEGNIKRGENDKSFGAEFVFSDHSKELIVGEIFVRVYNEQPTFPLEYPKAFAASLLDYVGSQAQYLHTLLAMSQSNKVESQQHAERLRFAEMALEALRNVIKNNPGSESECIGHFKLLFSLLRVHGAGRVQQLVLEVVNTVTSNQECVSNIAESLVLSNLLLLLHSLPSSRQMVLETLHALTSNTKIVKEAMAKGALIYLLDLFCNCTHPQVRTQTAELFSKMTSDKLVGPKVRLTLIRFLPGVFMDAMRDNAEAAVHIFEGTHENPELIWNDSSREKVSTTVREMMLEHFKQQKDNPDVNWKLPEDFTVAYGAGQGELEVGGVFLRIFIAQPGWVLRKPREFLVSLLETLTELLEKNNPNGEALETVTTAAVCLFSTQGQLADQVPPLGHLPRVLAALNHKNNAVPKSSIRLIHVLSDNELCVRSMASLETIGPLMTGMKSRADMAGLACEALNRMFQKEQTELVAQALRVDLVPYLLKLLEGIGLETLENPSATKAQIVKALKSMTRSLQYGEQVNEILAKSSVWSAFKDQKHDLFISESQTAGYLTGVSTPSLLAASSPLRSGL is encoded by the exons GTACAAGCGAGTCTTCTCAGTGGGGACGCATGGCATTACCACTTACAACCCTACCACACTAGAAGTAACAAatcag TGGCCTTATGGAGACATCTGTGGTATCGGTCCGGTAGGAAAAGGTCAGGGAACAGAGTTCAACCTCACATTCCGCAAAGGCAGCGGCAAGAAGTCTGAAACGCTCAAGTTCTCAACAGAGCATCGGACGGAGCTGCTCACAGAAGCACTG AGATTCAGAACAGAGTTTTCAGAGGGGAAAATAACTGGCAGG CGTTACAACTGCTACAAGCACCACTGGAGTGACACACGGAAGCCAGTGAGTTTAGAGGTGACGCCGGGCGGCATCGACCAGATCGACCCGCACACCAACCGGGTGGTTTGTTCCTACGACTATCGTAACGTAGAGGGCTTTGTCGAGGTCTCTGATTACCAGGGAGGATTCTGCATCCTTTATGGCGGCTTCAGCAGGCTG CATCTGTTTGCCTCGGAGCACCGGGATGACATCATTCGCAGTGCCATAGAGCATGCTGGGAACTTCATCGGTATCACGCTACGGCTGAGGAAGGAGGCGTTGACCTTCGAGGGTTTTGTGACGGACAGGTTGGGGAAGTACAGCTCAGACGAGAGCATCACCTCACTGGCTGAGTTCGTGGTGCAGAAGATCACCCCTCGACACCCG GAGCCTGTTAAGCGTATACTGGCCCTAACAGAGACATGTCTAGTGGAGAGAGACCCGGCTTCATACAACATAGTCACCATCAAACCCTTTGGAGAG GTATTTGCTCTCATCTGTGATGTGGACAACCCTCAGGTGTTTACAGTTGAATTCATCAGAGGTCAGATCAGAAAGTTTTCCTCCACAGAAAG GGACTCTCTGTTAGCCAGCCTGCTCGATGGAGTCCGTGCATCAGGCAACAGGGACGTGTGCGTCAAGATGGCCCCCACGCAGCGAGGGCAAAGATGGGGCCTGCTGAGCATGCCTGTGGATGAGGAGGTGGAGAGTTTGCATCTTAAATTCCTGGCAGCACCTCCGA ATGGGAACTTTGCAGATGCAGTGTTCAGATTCAACGCCAACATATCCTACAGTGGAGTGCTGCATGCAGTAACCCAAGAT GGTCTTTTCTCTGAGAACAAAGAGAAGCTCATCAACAACGCCATCCTGGCTCTTTTATCCCAGGAGACCGAGCTGCCGGCTCTCAATGCCGAGCTGGAGAGCCATTTCCAGGCCATTCGACGCTTGGTGGCCTCCAAGGCTGGCTTCCAGGCTTTCACCCAGCTGCCTAA GTCTGGTCAAGGGTCTGGAGTCACAGATGCAAC GTTCAGGGAAAAGTTGGGAGTAAAGACAGTAAAAGCTTTAAAACGAAACAACAACGGTGTGACACATGCTGCTGTCGACATGCTCTGTGCCCTTATGTGT CCGATGCACGATGACTACGACCTGAGGCAGGAGCAGCTGAACAAggcctctctgctctcctccaaGAAGTTCCTTGAAAACCTCCTTGAAAAATTCATCACTAACGTG GACCACGGGACTGGAGCGTTGGTCATCAGCTCCTTACTGGACTTCTTAACGTTTGCCCTCTGCGCCCCCTACAGTGAGACCACAGAGGGGCAGCAGTTTGACATGCTGCTCGAGATGGTTGCCTCCAACGGACGCACCTTGTTCAAACTCTTCCAG CATCCGTCTATGGCGATAGTGAAGGGAGCAGGCCTGGTGATGAAGGCCATCATTGAG GAGGGGGACAAGGAAATAGCCACCAAGATGCAGGAGCTGGCCCTGAGTGAAGGGGCTCTTCCACGACATCTGCACACTTCTTTGTTCACCATCAGCACTGACCAGCGGATGCTTACCAACAG gcaGCTGAGTCGTCACCTGGTGGGACTTTGGACGGCAGAAAACCCCACTGCCATGAACCTTCTGAAAAGGATACTG CCAACAGGCCTGCTGGCTTACCTGGACAGTCCTGATGCTGTGCCGGAAAAAGATATGGACAGAATGCACGTCCGTGACAACTTGAAAATTGCCACG GACCAGCTAAATCGAAACAAGGTCCCCGAGTGGCAGCGGATAGCCGGCAAAGCAGCCAAAGAGGTGGAGAAGTTTGCCAAGGAGAAGGCTGATCTGGTGTTGATGCACTGGAGAGATAAAATGGGCATAGCCCAGAAGGAG CAGGACAGAAATAACCTG AACCCAAACCAAAAGCCCGTCATCCTGAGGAAGAGACGCCAGAGGATAAAGATTGAAGTCAACTGGGAGCTTTTCTACTACAG ATTCCAGCTCGACCATGCACGGTCCAACCTCATCTGGAACCTGAAGACAAGGGAGGAGCTGCGGGACGCTCTGGAGGGGGAGATGCGTGCCTTCAGCGTAGACCGTGAGCTCGGCAGTGCCACCGTCATCTCTTGGAACCACCAGGAGTTTGAG GTGAAATACGAGTGCCTTTCAGATGAGATCAAGATTGGGGATTATTACCTGCGTCTGCTGCTCGAAGAGGATGAAAATGAAGAATCAAATGCCATCAAGAGATC ATACGAGTTCTTCAATGAACTCTACCATCGCTTTCTGCTGACACCCAAAGTTACGATGAAGTGCCTGTGCCTGCAGGCGCTCGCTATAGTCTATGGGAAGTGCTACGAGGAGATTGGCTCcttcacagacacaaaatacataGTGGGCATGTTGGACCGA TGTACAGACAAACTTGAAAGAGACAGACTCATCCTCTTTCTCAACAAACTCATCCTCAACAAG aaaaaTGTGAAGGAGGTGATGGACTCAAATGGAGTGCGTATCCTGGTGGATCTGCTCACCTTGGCCCATCTGCACACCAGCAGAGCTACTGTGCCCCTTCAG AGCAACGTGCTGGAAGCAGCACCGGACATGAAGAGGGAGAGTGAGAAGGAGTGGTACTTTGGTAACGcagacaaggagaggagaggacctTTCAGCTTTGAGGAG ATGCAGGAGTTTTGGAGCACAGGCGTCCTGACAGCGAAGACACGCTGCTGGGCTCAGGGGATGGATGGTTGGCGCCCCCTGCAGGCCATCCCCCAGCTAAAATGGTGCCTCCTGGCCACCGGACAGGCAGTGATGAATGAGTCTGACTTGGCTACTCTAATCCTTAACATGCTCATCACCATGTGCTCATACTACCCCAGCAG GGACCAAGATAACGCCATTATCCGTCCTTTGCCTAAGATCAAGAGGATGATCAGTGACAATGCATGTCTGCCTCACATCGTccag CTgctgttgacctttgaccccatcCTGGTGGAAAAGGTGGCTAACGTCCTGTACCTGGTGATGCAGGACAACCCGAATCTGCAGCGCCTCTATTTAACTggtgtcttcttcttcatcatgATGTACACAGGCTCCAATGTGCTTCCTGTAGCAAG GTTCCTGAAGTACACACATCTGAAACAAGCCTTCAAATCAGAGGAG GCTAAGGGTCAGGACATTGTACAGCGCAGTGTTCTGGGTCCGGTGCTGCCTGAGGCCATGGTGTGTTATCTGGAGAACTATGAGGCTGAGCGCTTCTCAGAGATATTCCTCGGAGAGTTTGACACACCAGAGGCCATTTGGAGCAGCGAGATGAG GCGGATGATGATTGAGAAGATAGCCGCCCACATAGCTGACTTCAGCCCCAGGCTGCAGAGCAACACACGGGCCCTCTACCAGTACTGCCCCATCCCCGTGGTCAGCTTCCCTCAGCTGGACAACGAGCTTTTCTGCAACATCTACTACCTCAGACATCTCTGTGACACCATCCGCTTCCCCAACTGGCCCATTCGAGATGCC GTGAAGCTGCTAAAAGACACCCTTGAAGCCTGGAAGAGGGAGGTGGAGAAGAAGCCTCCCTCTATGTCTGTGGATGATGCATATGAAGTCCTCAACCTCCCCAAAGGACAGGGCCA GCACGAGGagagtaaaatcaggaaagctTATTTCAGACTGGCGCAAAAGTACCATCCAGACAAGAACCCCGAGGGCAGG GAAATGTTTGAGAAAGTCAACAAAGCCTACGAGTTCCTTTGCACAAAGTCTGCTCGAATCATTGATGGCCCCGACCCAGAAAacatcatcctcatcctcaaaGCTCAGAGCATCCTGTTCAACCGACACAAACAAG AACTGGAACCCTACAAATACGCCGGTTATCCCATGCTCATCAAAACAATCACAATGGAGACAGAGGATGAGCTGCTGTTCTCCAAAACCTCCCCTCTCCTTCCGGCTGCTGCTGAACTTGCATTCCACACCGTTAACTGCTCGGCTCTTAATGCAGAGGAGCTGCGCCGCGACAACGGCATCGAG gtGTTGTTGGAGGCTCTCTCTCGGTGTGTTGCCGTGTTAACAGCATCCAGCAAGCCTGACGACATGGCTGTACAG GTGTGCGGGCACATCTGTAAATGCTACAGTGTAGCAGCTCAGTTTGAGGAGTGCAGGGAAAAGATTATTGAGCTGCCCATCATCATCAGGGACCTCTGTCACATCCTGTTCTATGGAAAG GGTCTCCCAAAAACTGCTGCTCTGGCAGTCCAGTGCGTGAGCTCTTTCGCAGTGGATTTCTTCCTACAGACCCATCTGTACCAtgctggtgttctctggcaccTGCTGGTCCACCTCTTCAACTATGACTACACCCTAGAGGAGAGCGGCGTGCAGACTAGCCAGGAAACAAACCAACAGGAGGTTGCAAACAGCCTGGCTAAGCTCAGCCTGGTGGCTCTCAGCCGTCTGGGAGGCTACAGCCAGGCGCCACACACACCGGATGGAAACAATCCTGTTTCAGAGACCAACGGCATCGAGGCCACACCTCCAGAGAACCCCACCATCCGCAAGAGCTTAGCTGCCATGCTGACACCGTACATCTCGAGGAAGCTGGGAACAGGGTCTCCTGCTGAG GTCTTGAAACTGCTGAATAGCAACTCAGAGAACCCGTACTTGATCTGGAACAATGGGACACGAGCTGAGCTGCTGGAGTTCCTGGAGGCTCAGCAGGAGGGAAACATCAAGAGG GGAGAAAATGATAAAAGCTTTGGTGCAGAGTTTGTGTTTAGTGATCACAGCAAAGAGCTGATAGTTGGAGAGATCTTTGTGCGGGTCTACAATGAGCAACCTACTTTCCCTCTTGAG TATCCAAAAGCATTTGCTGCCAGTCTTCTAGACTACGTAGGCTCCCAGGCCCAGTACCTCCACACTCTGCTGGCCATGAGTCAGAGTAACAAAGTAGAGTCCCAGCAGCATGCTGAGAGGCTGCGCTTCGCTGAGATGGCTTTGGAGGCTCTCCGCAATGTCATCAAGAACAACCCCG GTTCAGAGTCAGAGTGCATCGGCCACTTCAAACTGCTCTTCTCTTTGTTGCGGGTTCATGGAGCTGGCAGAGTACAGCAGCTGGTTTTGGAG GTTGTGAATACAGTGACTTCAAACCAAGAATGCGTTAGCAACATTGCTGAGTCGCTGGTGTTGTCCAaccttctgttgctgctgcactCGCTCCCCTCCA GCAGACAAATGGTGCTGGAAACTTTGCATGCACTGACTTCTAACACAAAGATAGTCAAAGAGGCTATGGCCAAAG gtgctctgatcTACTTGCTCGACCTCTTTTGTAACTGCACACATCCCCAGGTCCGCACACAGACCGCAGAGCTCTTCTCCAAGATGACCTCAGACAAGCTGGTTGGGCCAAAG GTGCGGCTAACGCTGATCCGTTTCCTTCCTGGTGTGTTCATGGATGCTATGCGAGACAACGCCGAGGCAGCAGTGCACATATTTGAGGGAACACACGAGAACCCTGAGCTCATCTGGAATGACAGCTCAAGGGAGAAAGTGTCCACCACTGTCCGGGAGATGATGCTTGA GCACTTTAAACAGCAGAAGGATAATCCTGATGTGAACTGGAAA TTGCCGGAGGACTTCACAGTGGCTTATGGAGCAGGACAGGGCGAGCTGGAGGTTGGCGGAGTCTTCCTGCGTATCTTTATTGCTCAGCCAGGCTGGGTGCTACGCAAGCCTCGAGAGTTCCTGGTGTCCCTCCTGGAGACTCTGACTGAGCTGCTGGAGAAAAACAACCCCAAT GGTGAAGCCTTAGAGACAGTTACCACGGCAGCAGTGTGTCTGTTCAGCACACAGGGCCAGCTGGCTGACCAGGTCCCTCCTCTGGGTCATCTGCCTCGTGTTCTGGCAGCACTTAACCACAAGAACAACGCCGTGCCCAAGAGCTCCATCCGCCTCATCCACGTGCTATCAGACAATGAG CTGTGTGTACGCTCCATGGCTTCCCTGGAGACTATCGGCCCCCTCATGACTGGGATGAAATCTCGTGCAGACATGGCCGGACTAGCTTGTGAAGCGCTCAACCGCATGTTCCAGAAGGAACAAACAGAACTAGTGGCCCAG GCTCTAAGAGTGGACCTGGTCCCATACCTCCTGAAGTTACTGGAAGGAATCGGCCTGGAGACGTTAGAAAACCCTTCAGCTACCAAGGCCCAGATAGTAAAGGCTCTCAAGTCCATGACTCGCAGTCTGCAGTACGGAGAGCAG GTGAATGAGATTCTAGCGAAGTCCTCAGTGTGGAGTGCCTTCAAAGACCagaaacatgatcttttcatcTCAGAGTCTCAGACCGCAGGCTACCTGACTG GGGTATCCACTCCTTCTCTCCTGGCCGCCAGTAGCCCACTGCGAAGTGGGCTCTAG